TCACTTGGCCGTCGGCGACTACGCCGAGATCGACGCGGCCAACATCGAGCTGGCCAAATTGATCGAATCCCTCCAAGGCGCCGAAACCAAGGAAGAGGTCGAAGCCCAGCTTGAGCGCTTAAACGAGCTGATCAAGCCCGATGGCATCCTCTACGAGGCCTTCCAAGCCGCCGAGATGGACGGAACCGAGCAGGTGATCGGCCTAGTCCAGACGGTGGCGATGATCCTCGGCACGGCCCAGGCCACTCGAGGAGCGAGCTTGGCGGTCGAAGGCGCCGAGGCCGTCTTCTTAGCCGACAAGATGTTAAGAGGCTTCTTCTGGGGCGCTTACATCGCGACCGCCGAGAACGCCGTCGCCACCACCACCGGTGAAGTCCGGACCGAAAGAGATACGATCGAAACTTGGGTGAAGGACGCGGTCTCGACCGGCGCCTCGATGGCCCTGGTGATGCCGGCGGCCGGCAGCGTCGGCCAGGCCTTGGAAGGCAACACGCTAAGGAATCTAGCCACCCGCTATCTCAATCCCGGTGGTTTGACTCGATTAGCCGGCGATACCGCTCTCGAAACCCTCGAAGAAACCGTCGATCAGCAGCTCCGCAAGACCCTCGACGGCAAGGCCAATGCCTTGAGCCCCAGCGAAATCAAGGAGCTCTTCAAACTCTGCTTGGCCGGCGGTGGCTTCCAAATCGGCGCTCTCGCCAAGAACTTCCAGGGGCAAGTCGAGGCCAAGACCTTGGAAAAGACCGCTGAGGAGAAGGAGCCTGCATCGCGCAGAAATCCCCTCCTCAATCCCATCTTTGCGCCAATGTGGATGATGATGGGAGTCGACGGCTTGGGCGGATCTGGCAAGGAGGATAGTGAGGGGACCGTTGAGGGAGAAGTCGTGGAAGCGAAGGACTACCGCAGCCCTTCACCCGTTGCTGTCGAGGAGGGGATCGGCTCTCTCAACCAAGCGAAGATCCGCTTGGCCCTGATTGAATCCCATGCCGCCGAGGCCCTGCGATTGAAACCCGATGACCAGCGCCGTGCTTCTACGGCGCTCTCGCTCTTGAAACTGGCTAAGAAAACGCCTTTCCCACTGGATTGGTTTGGTACCCTGGTGTCGAGGAAGAGCAAAGGCTCGGACCACCCTTCGAATAAAGTGTCCGATGCCGAGATCCTCGGTCCCTTTGCTTTAGTGAAGGCTCTGGAGCTCATCGCTGGCAGCGCCCTGAGTTTCGAGCAAAGGATCGATTGTTTGGAAGCCTTCGATCTTTTACAAGAAAAACTTACCCGGCAGTTGGATTTATCCAAGTTGAATTTCTACCTAAAGGCCGGCGGCAGTCTCGCCTCGGTTCTGGCGATGCCCGAAATCGCCATCATGTTACTACCGATCGAACTTGCACGGTATTATTTCATGCCCTCCTATCTGTTGGGAGGCTGGGCTTGGTTAAATTCGGTCATCAAGCAATACCCGATCGAAAAGAAACGTTGGGATGAGATAGAATCGACATTTCTAAGCTGGGTTTTAGAAAAACGTGAGATCATCGAGGGCAAAAGCTTCGATCCAAGGTTCCGAGTCCTCGATCTCATTCCGTCAACCGACGCTTCGGATAAGGTGAAGCTGGAAGCCAAAGCAGAAGCGGAGGCCGTCGAAGTAGATTCGGAGCTTTTCACCGGAAAGATCAAAAAAACCAAGCTCGATGGCCCCCTCGGATTCTTTCTGACCGCCGGTGCCGGTCTTGCGACCTTGCTCGGCGCCTCCGAAGCCCATGCGGCAGCGGAGGCGGCTTCCCAGGCTGCGAGTAGCGGAGGGATCTGGCCCTTGGCGGCCGGTCTAGCTTCGCTGGCGCTGGGGATCGTGTTTGGCTCGGGCAGTTCGAAGCCGACGGCCCCACCGGAGCCCTATCGTGAGCGCCGCAAGAAGCTCTTGGATGGCCTTGTTCGATTGAACCGGCCCGGCCAAGAGGAGGAGCTTGTCGCCCGGGTCCTGGAACATTCGGTCGAAGACGGCTTGGAGTTAGCAGGGCGCTTGAATTTGAATCCTGCCCAATTGAAGAACACGATAACGACCCCGGCCTTCGTCTTAAAACACCCCGAGCTTTACCGAAAGCTGGTTGCTCAACTTCAAATCTGGAGCAAGAACAAGCCCGAGGTCGAGAATTTTATCAGGCTCGCGCGTAGGTTAATCGGCTGGTTGCCGGGGCCGGAAAATCAAGCCGAACTTTTTCCCGGATACCTTCCTAAGAAGCTGATGAAGCCTCCTCGTCATCGATCGCTAGGCCCAGCCTTCGCCGCGGTCGATGACTTTTATCTCGATGCTTTCATAACTCGGAAGCCGCTGCCTCACGCTACCTCGTCGGCCTCGGCCGCCGATTCGGAGTCCCCGGGAAGACGGATGGCCCGGCGCTATTTGGAAGAGCTGGAGCCCCTCTTCGAAGGCAAGGCCACCGCCTTCCGCCAAATCCAAGAAGTGAAGCAGGCCGTGGTGGAGCAAGAGCTCAAGGCCGAGCTCAAGCAGGCCCACCCGGAGATGCGGGTGGAGCTGGATGCCGAGACCGACCGCTATCGGCTGGTGGCCAAGGAAGCGGAAGCCGCCGATTCGAAGCCTGATCCGGTTCGGCAGCGGCTCGAAGCCTTCGAAGCGCGGGCGGTGGAGGAGCTGGAGCGCCTTTTGGACCAAGGTTCGGAAGGCGGTTACATCGCCAAGGGTCTCGCCGGCCTCGATTCGAAAGCGGCCTGGGATTTGAGAACGCGACTTTTGGATGAAGGGCGAACGACGAAAAGCGTGGTCGTCATGGGCCTCGCCGGCTTGGATTCGCCGCAAGCCTGGGAAATGCGCGAGAGCTTTTTGTCCGAGGTCGAGAGCAAAATCGAGAGCGAGCGGGGCGATCCAACTCCCGCCGCCTTGAGCCTCGCCGGCCTCGATTCCCCGCGGGCCTGGGAAATGCGCGAGCGAATCCTGAGTCAAGGAGGATCGCAGGGCTCGGTCGCCGCCGGCCTGAGCGGCTTGGATTCGCGGCAAGCCTGGGACCTGCGAAGGCGGCTTTTGGTTGAAGGGGCGGCACCGAACCTAGTCGCCCTTGGCCTGGCCGGCTTGGATTCACCGGAAGCTTGGGACATGCGGAAGCATTTCCAGAGCCTCGCCATGGCGAATGACGATAAATCGACCCTCACCCATCTCATGGAAAGCCTGGCCGGCTTGGATTCGCCGCAAGCCTGGAAGATGCGGCATGAGACCTTGAATATCTCCCTGGGCAGACCCACCGGCTATCTGCTCATGGGTAGCATCGCCAAAGGCCTGGCCGGCTTGGATTCGCCACCAGCCTGGGAAATGCGGCTCGGCCTCCTGGTGATGGCCAGGAAAACCAACAATTCCTTTCTCAAGGAAGACATCGCCCAAAGCCTGGCCGGCTTGGACTCCCCGAAAGCTTGGGAGATGAGGCGGGAATTGTTTCGGGAGATCGACGGAAAGCACGCGGTCGCCGAAGGAATCACCGGGAACTACACCAACTTCGTCTGGCGCCTGCGGCCGGAGTGGCGGGTGGAGCCAACCGAAGGTCAAAAGACTTCCGTGAGCGAGCGCCTCGCGGCTTTCGAGAGTCGAGCCGCGGAGGAGCTGCATCGCCTGCTGGACCTGGGTGCCAAGGCTTCCAAAGTCGCCCAGTCGCTCGCCGGGATGGATAACACTGAGGCCTGGGCGATCCGAGTCCGGCTGCTCACCAAGGCCCTCAGGGTGAAAGATGACGACCTGCTGGGTTATATCATCCTGGGCCTCGCCGGCGTGGATTCCGAAGAAGCTTGGACCGCGCGCGAGAACCTTTTCCAACAAGCCGACCGAAAGGCGGGTCTGGCCTGGCAGCATGGCTTGCTCGCCCAAGGCCTCGCCGGTTTGGATACCGATCGAGCTTGGGCGATGCGGGATCGTCTCTTGGACATCGCATTGCAAGGCCAAAGATTGAAATTGCTGGACGATATTGCCGCCGGTCTGGCCGGCCTAGATTCGAAACGAGCCTGGATCATGCGCGAAAAATTGCTGAAGGAAGGCGTCAGCGAGATCGATGTCGTGAGAGGCGTTGCCGGCTTGGATTCGGAGCGAGCTTGGAAAGTTCGCCAAAATTTGGGCTATGAGGACAAAAACCATTTCCTGTCCGTCGCCGAAAGCCTGATCGGTTTGGATTCGGAGCGAGCCTGGACCTTGCGCGATCGCTTCTGGGAGTCGGCCACTCTCAAGAATGACATTCTGCTCAAGACGGAGTTGGTCGTCAGTCTGGCCGGGCTGGACTCGCCACAGGCCTGGAATAGGAGGGAAGAGCTTTGGCGGGAATTGGATAAAACCGGACATCTCGGACTTAAAGACCATATTGCCCGGAGCCTGGCTGGCTTGGATTCCAAACGGGCCCAGGAAATGCGATCGCGGCTTGCTAATGAAATCGACGTCAATGCCCTTGTCGAGAGCTTTGCCGGCGATCATAAGACCTTTCTCTGGCGTTTTCTTCCCGAATGGCAAGAGAACGAAGGTTTAAACCTCCTAAACTTGGTTCACCGACCCTCCTTGCCCGAGATTCAAAAATATCTGGATCGCGAGACGGTGGGCGATGAGACGGGCCCCAAGCAACGGGCCGGTGGAAGCCTGGGGAGCTCTCCTCAGGTTGCGCGCATCCTCACCGACTTCTCCTCAATGGACCGCGACACCGCCCGCGAGCTGCTCAAGACCAATCCGGCCGTTCCGGACCGAGCCCCGGCCCAGCTCGCGAAACTCTTAATCCAGCACCTCTTCCCCGGCTTGCTCAAGCCGGCGCCGGCCCAAGGTCTTCCGCCGCCGTCCTTGGCCGACGTCTTTCGAGCCCGTGAAGCTTTTATCTTGGCCGGCGGGGGAGCGCCCCTGATTCAAGATCAGCGCCCGCTGCTCCAGTCCCGGGAAGCGATGGAGGCTTTCTTGGTCGACGGGATTTACGGCCGGCTCGATCCACAATCCCAAAATTGGGAAAAGACCGAGCTCCCGATCCGCCGCGAAGTCGCGGAGCCGGCTCAAGAGGCCACCTTGACGATGGTCGAGGTGCGGGGAGCCGGAAAAATTTCCCTGCCCATTCCCCATGACGGGCGCCTTCTCCCGGAGCGCGTCCGCGGGGTCGATGGGAAGGGACGGGAGATCCCGCTTTCGCCGGGCATCGAGGGTTTGGGCGAGTCGGTGGTGAAGCTGCCCGCCGGAGTCGTCAAGCTGCTCTACTCCGTCCAAAGGTCGACCCGGCCGGAGCCGATGCGGGATCCCAGCGCCACCGAATTTTCGGCCTTCCTTCGCGGGCTCGACCCGAAGCTGCGGCGCGACCTGACCGCGCCGCTTCCCGGCCTGCCGCAAGATTTGATCGCCGAGCTGCGGCGGCCCGAATTCACGGCGCTTTCTCCCAAGGAGAAGGTGGTCTACATCGAGACGATGGTTCGGGAATTGGGCTGGTACGATGCCGCCAACCAAGAGGTTTCGGCGGAAAAAGCCGGCAAATCGCCGGCCGAGCAAATCCTTCTCGCCGAGCGGCGGATGGAGGAATTGCGGCGCCGGGATCCGTCGATTCCCGATTCGAAGCGCTTCGCCGGGGTTTGCACCGACTTCACCCTGCTCACCGTCGCTTTGTTGCGGGAGGCTGGAATTCCGGCGGGCATCCTGACCGGTGTGAATTTACGAGGCCAAGAGGCCCAGATGCGCAACAGGCATGCCACTGCCTTTGTGCCCTGGCCCGAAGCCAAGGGCGGGCTGCGGATTGTGCCGGTCGACGGCACGCCGGGCGGCTCGGACGAGGAATTCGCGGCCCGGCCCAGCTTGGCCGAGTTCGAG
The bacterium genome window above contains:
- a CDS encoding HEAT repeat domain-containing protein produces the protein HLAVGDYAEIDAANIELAKLIESLQGAETKEEVEAQLERLNELIKPDGILYEAFQAAEMDGTEQVIGLVQTVAMILGTAQATRGASLAVEGAEAVFLADKMLRGFFWGAYIATAENAVATTTGEVRTERDTIETWVKDAVSTGASMALVMPAAGSVGQALEGNTLRNLATRYLNPGGLTRLAGDTALETLEETVDQQLRKTLDGKANALSPSEIKELFKLCLAGGGFQIGALAKNFQGQVEAKTLEKTAEEKEPASRRNPLLNPIFAPMWMMMGVDGLGGSGKEDSEGTVEGEVVEAKDYRSPSPVAVEEGIGSLNQAKIRLALIESHAAEALRLKPDDQRRASTALSLLKLAKKTPFPLDWFGTLVSRKSKGSDHPSNKVSDAEILGPFALVKALELIAGSALSFEQRIDCLEAFDLLQEKLTRQLDLSKLNFYLKAGGSLASVLAMPEIAIMLLPIELARYYFMPSYLLGGWAWLNSVIKQYPIEKKRWDEIESTFLSWVLEKREIIEGKSFDPRFRVLDLIPSTDASDKVKLEAKAEAEAVEVDSELFTGKIKKTKLDGPLGFFLTAGAGLATLLGASEAHAAAEAASQAASSGGIWPLAAGLASLALGIVFGSGSSKPTAPPEPYRERRKKLLDGLVRLNRPGQEEELVARVLEHSVEDGLELAGRLNLNPAQLKNTITTPAFVLKHPELYRKLVAQLQIWSKNKPEVENFIRLARRLIGWLPGPENQAELFPGYLPKKLMKPPRHRSLGPAFAAVDDFYLDAFITRKPLPHATSSASAADSESPGRRMARRYLEELEPLFEGKATAFRQIQEVKQAVVEQELKAELKQAHPEMRVELDAETDRYRLVAKEAEAADSKPDPVRQRLEAFEARAVEELERLLDQGSEGGYIAKGLAGLDSKAAWDLRTRLLDEGRTTKSVVVMGLAGLDSPQAWEMRESFLSEVESKIESERGDPTPAALSLAGLDSPRAWEMRERILSQGGSQGSVAAGLSGLDSRQAWDLRRRLLVEGAAPNLVALGLAGLDSPEAWDMRKHFQSLAMANDDKSTLTHLMESLAGLDSPQAWKMRHETLNISLGRPTGYLLMGSIAKGLAGLDSPPAWEMRLGLLVMARKTNNSFLKEDIAQSLAGLDSPKAWEMRRELFREIDGKHAVAEGITGNYTNFVWRLRPEWRVEPTEGQKTSVSERLAAFESRAAEELHRLLDLGAKASKVAQSLAGMDNTEAWAIRVRLLTKALRVKDDDLLGYIILGLAGVDSEEAWTARENLFQQADRKAGLAWQHGLLAQGLAGLDTDRAWAMRDRLLDIALQGQRLKLLDDIAAGLAGLDSKRAWIMREKLLKEGVSEIDVVRGVAGLDSERAWKVRQNLGYEDKNHFLSVAESLIGLDSERAWTLRDRFWESATLKNDILLKTELVVSLAGLDSPQAWNRREELWRELDKTGHLGLKDHIARSLAGLDSKRAQEMRSRLANEIDVNALVESFAGDHKTFLWRFLPEWQENEGLNLLNLVHRPSLPEIQKYLDRETVGDETGPKQRAGGSLGSSPQVARILTDFSSMDRDTARELLKTNPAVPDRAPAQLAKLLIQHLFPGLLKPAPAQGLPPPSLADVFRAREAFILAGGGAPLIQDQRPLLQSREAMEAFLVDGIYGRLDPQSQNWEKTELPIRREVAEPAQEATLTMVEVRGAGKISLPIPHDGRLLPERVRGVDGKGREIPLSPGIEGLGESVVKLPAGVVKLLYSVQRSTRPEPMRDPSATEFSAFLRGLDPKLRRDLTAPLPGLPQDLIAELRRPEFTALSPKEKVVYIETMVRELGWYDAANQEVSAEKAGKSPAEQILLAERRMEELRRRDPSIPDSKRFAGVCTDFTLLTVALLREAGIPAGILTGVNLRGQEAQMRNRHATAFVPWPEAKGGLRIVPVDGTPGGSDEEFAARPSLAEFEARARENPAAPDGQKTEAEVAELRKQAKAESVESILQLKNGELERAVNLILHHEVKEAHVQAVRRALEAFWYSGVDRGGESFESESEFLREEVARERLLTPQEATEQPGGAPFLAMVRDFVERFRRDPAIDSERKALDLLKSVARQADSGMNGVERRALAAVLSYLGAESMSGAKSFGGSGAGSALSLAVGVGAGLATLLGASEAQAAVAAVSEIGQGGLSGLGGGLAAFALGGIFHWLADRLKKKPAEAFNDADTTESLILPAPKGGSPYRDGARKKVPDSEIQNLIAGLADDSSEIRESSANALLAIGTDAVPALVDLLSHENSSFRYQSVILLQKLEVTQLANRFWEILDQGEEEGYIRRAVADALIQGRQIKGIDELRRLLQDRDAVIQIKAILAACDWEMREAIPDLWQLIKHEHGLVRFITALALDRFGEFKTMEDLQTILHDEVCADIASRVLARLGGIGEIEHFRKFLKHEKFYVRQQALIGFIK